The following is a genomic window from Eulemur rufifrons isolate Redbay chromosome 20, OSU_ERuf_1, whole genome shotgun sequence.
agaaggaaagaaaacctaCACTAAATAGGCTCAGGGTAGAGCTAACCATTGCTGAGAAAACTTGTCTTGATAAAGACCAATGAGTCCACAGCGGGGATTCCACTGGCCTACGCTTAGGTCTCTGGAACATGCCCTTACCCCTGTGCCCCACCAGGGTCCCCACCTCACTTCTGCTCGTTGACAACCAGTGCCCCAGCCTCACTCACCTCTCAGCTTGCTGCTGGGCAGCTGCCGCCCGAGCAAGTTCGGACGGGGGAAACTGAACAAAGAGGTCTCCTGCTCTGCTGATCAGCGTCTCGTAGGGCAGGTCCTGAGGGATCTGGGACAACAGGTGGTGAACCGAGGCCATGTCACAGTCACAGTCCAGGACTTCCTGCTCACGATGCAAAACGATCTGCAGGTGGGGAGGAAGGCCTCGCATCAGAGAAGAGGCACACAGGGCATGGGCCACTCCCACTCCGTTCTCCTTAGAGATGAATTTAAACTGGTAACAGGCAGGGCTCAGCCCAAATGCTCGACAAACTCTTGCATCCACTGAGGAAGTGATAAAGTACACATTCTCAGAGCTGTTCCTACTGTCTGGCCCTTCCTGCTAGAGGCAAACTTCCACCCCATGACGTGAAAGGCTGACAAATCATGATCTAAGTCCTTCCAGGCACATTTGCTCAGATGTCTCTCAAAGTCTTGAAAGAAATGAAGGTGATTCTTTTAGGAGTAAGAAAAGGAGACGGATTATTGGGAGATTCCTGGAGCTCTGGCACAGAAGAAATAGTTCAAAATAGTAGGAAGAATGGTCTCACTCCCTTTCAACATCTTCCTTCTGACTGCTGGTCCACAAACCCACAGCTGCGGAAAGGACCAGTGACCAGTGACGAACTTCCTGAGTCTCCACCTTTACCCCCTGATTCAGGCCCTTGGAATAACTGGAGCCCATAACCTCTACCACAAGCCAGCTCACTTTTCCATCATAACACTAGgtctcttcttttcttaaacagTTGGTACTAGTGACTGCTTCCCAAACTGTGTTCATCAGCTGAACATCTTCCAGATGTCAACAGGAACCCAGACAATTCACAGTGCACATTAGCATTTTAAAGGTTCAGAAAAGTCATACAGCAAATAAATGTGTTTAACTCTTAAACATTAACCAGCATTtcccaacttattttttttttttcatgacacCCCCTTAACATTGCCCAGAACGGTGTCCAGGGACACTAGACTGGGAAATGttgtctttgtctctttctgtAGTCACCAGGTTTCCCTGCAGGGATAACAGCCAAGCTGGGACAGGTGATAGTGAGCCTAATTGCTGGCTCATGGCCTGTACCTACCACAGCTGCAAAGTAAATGGGCATCAGGGGGTGGCAGGCCAGGAAGAAGTCATATAACCGCACGACGTGCCTGAAGTCAGACAGGACATGCCCAAACCAGGTGATGAGCCAGCTGAGGGCAAAGATGGTCCCCACCTCAGCACTAGGAGCAAAGGAAATCCAGACGTTAGGTTCCCTGCTGGTCACCCCTGCCCTCGCTCTGGGCCTTCTTTGTCCTCAGTGCTGGTGAGAAGGAAGCATCTGGGAAACATGCTTTCTGAAAACCTCGGCCACCGAGGAATTGGGCATCTTCTCCTCACAGAATACAAACTCTTTACAATGTCCATAACTCCACTACCACACAGGGTCCTGGCTGCCTTGTCTCACTGGGTGCTCTCCTAATGGCCAACACATGTCAGTGACACGAATCAGAAGcaattcttttcaaagaactatgATTTTCCTTCTGAGAAAGTCTTACCCTTTTTAGGGGCACAGGCACAAATTCCCAGGCTTGAAAACATGACTGTGTTAATTTTTCAGTTAACATGAGACTACTGAAATGTGTTAAGACAtagccattatttaaaaaaaaaaaaaaaaaaaaagtgaggtaaGAATACATTTccaacagaggagaaaaaaaacagaggagaaaaaaaagtcctgtgagatttgcaaagaaatatttctctttggTACTTGGGAAACAAAACAACCCACAGATGACCTTGTCCTTCTTGCCTCTAGATCCCACAGGACTCTGTACCTCTCTTTGGCAACAACCTCAAAGTCTACCCTGGCAGACTTACCTTagccacctctccccacccgATGTAAACGCCTCAAGGCATGGCTATGTGTCATCCTTGTATCCCCCAAAGAGCACAGCACCCAAAAAGTGCTCCAAGACTGTACAGAACCGAATTATCCAGATCACTGGTGACTAGAAAGAACAACTTGGAAGAACTTAACACTAATCCACATAAGATGGTAATACAATTGAGCTAGACTTGtgaggaagaaacaaaagctCAGAGAGAGTGTAAAGTGTAgggttgtgtgcatgtgtgtacacataaatGTAGACACATACATACCTCTGCATGAAGTCATGGAGTTCTGGATTCACTCGGTCAATGATGGGCATCAGATAGTTTAATATATGCTTGGTGTTGTCCATTGTTGGATCCATAAAATCCCTGGAGGGAGACAATTCAATAAGATTGGTCAGACCAAACACTTAAGTCAAGTCTGGAGGGTGAAGTAGGCTCAGACTATTGAAAAAACTGACTAGAAAATGGGCCGAGACGTATCCCAGGGAGACTTAAGGAGTGATACCCATCCTCTTACATCCCTCTGCACTGGTACCTGAGGTGGTGGGTAGATAATTTTTCTACCAGGGATGTTGCCAGCTTCTCGCCTACCACCAGCAGAAATGTGACCACGATGTCATGGTAGCCCTGGTAGTAGTGCAGCTGTGGGTTGCGCTCCAAGATGAGGAGGATGATGTCGATCAGTTCTTCCTGGAGcccttctctctgttcttctgGCATgcctggggaaaggaggggagagaagatgcATTTGAACATGGCAAGCAGCCTAGTAAAAAGGTTAGGAAGAAAGCCAGCAATGGATTTTCAAAGATAGTGTTCAACGTAAGAAAATGAATCACAAACCATTTGGCAACACCTATCAAGATCTACACACTGTTGATAACCACGTGGCACACGGGAAGGAGCCAGCCACTAGCAAAACAGTGGGGGCACCTGGAGACACCAACTTAACCAAGCCATCACAGTTAATATCGCTGGTAACGCGGAGTATGGGCAGCACACGCCTCTTCACGTGACACAGCGACGAGAGCTCAGCATCATGTCTGTGGAATTTCTGTCAACAGTGCATTGGCTGgtccgatggtagtgggttatcagaacttattaacattagtgtcactaaagttggtattcaaccccccactgctaaatttgactggctttaaaaaaaaaaaaaaaaaacagtgcataAACCTGAATCTCCTAATAAGGAAATGCCAGATAATCccaaagaaagggaaatttaATAAAACTGGCCTGTCATAAAATACAAAGGAACTGTTTCAGATTAAAGGAGGCTAAAGAgatatgatgattaaatgagaaatgtatgaatttgtattttcttttcctataaaggACACTACTAGGATAaatggtgaaatctgaataaaatctgtAAATTAATTATATAACAGTATTTTTCAATGTTACTGATTTTGATAAGTGTACTGTCATTATGTAAGAGCCTTATTTTTAGGGGGCAAGAGAGTGCcaatttattcctaaatagttcagaaaaaaaatctatatatatgtgtatggaAAAAGAGAGCAGCAGatatagtaaaatgttaacacACAAGGAAATCTGTGTAAAAGGTATCTGGGGAATTCTTTGtcctatttttgcaactttttggtAAGtatgaaaattatacaaaaataaaaaatttgccagacacagtggcttatgcctgtaatcccagcactttggaaggccaaagtgggagaatagctcaaggccaggagttcaagaccagcctggacaacacgaGACccagtatctacaaaaaataaaattagccaggcaggatGGTGCACACccatagttctagctacttgggaggctgagacaggaggatggcttgagcccaggagtttgaggttgcagtgagctgtgataacgccactgcactctagcccaggcaacagagtatgagactctgtctcaaaaaacaaaccaaaaaaaggaaaagaaagcagtgaaagtaaaaaataagccTTGTTTGAATTTTCACTGTAAGAGTGGTCAACCAAGCCCAGAAAAATATGAATGGGAAAAGAATAAGAGACCACATGGAAAGTTCAGCCTATAGAAAGGATATCACGGACTTTACATAAATGGAAGAGGAATAAAGGTTCAGAGGGAAAACTGGTtacctaaggaaaaaaatgggaggtATCTGTCTTGTGTGATGTCTTCCAAACCAGCAGGATTGCAAAAAGGGACTGGAACATGGTATGCTTTTATCAACACCAAGTTGGCAAACTACTGGGAATCACAAGAGTCTCTCCAGGGAGCAAGGATCAAGCAGGAAAGAAGGCCCCTCACCAGGCAAGTGTAAGCCAGGGCATGGTTTCAGAGGAGTGAAGCAATAGGTTTAGGTGCTCATTCCCTTTAGCAATTCTCCTCTCTTCACAGACCAAAAGGTGGAGTTGCCAGGGGAAGAGAAATAGGTCATAGGTGTGAAGTCTGTTGCCCAGTTTCCTTCATTGTGAAAATAGAAATAGtcagtcttctctttcttcctgggaATGGGGAGGCAGTTTTAGGAACACAGTCTTTAAACACGTGGGGAATGGCCTCCTTTCCAGTCCAAGGgactctatatatgtatatgcaaggTATCACCATTTATAAACctaatttaatgaatatattaatagttcttatTAGTGCCCAATTACAAACCAATCTGCTCTCTAAAGCCAACTGATGGCTCTAACAATTCCTATGAACTCTCTTCTGTGgcttaaagaaaaaccaaaaccaaaaaacctcttTTCTCGTTCACCACCTATAGGCCAAGAGAAGTTATCTTTGGTTCAGGCTTTCACAGTGGGGGTCTGAAAGTGACCAGATAACAAAAGAATGACTCAGCAAATTGGGAGTACTAAAGGCCAGGAAGGGCGGGTCCTGCATGTTAGGTCGCACTGTATGCCGGGATGAAAATTTCCCAGGCATGGCAAGCATCACCACACGAAAGTGCGTGTGGGACAGAAAGTCtcattccaggccgggcgcggtggctcacgcctataatcctagcactctgggaggccgaggtgggtggatcgtttgagcgcaggagttcaagaccagcctgagcaagagtgagaccccgtctctactaaaaaaaatagaaagaaattatctggacaaccaaaaatatatagaaaaaattagccaggcatggcagtgcatgcctatagtcccagctactcgggaggctgaggcagaaggattgcttgagcccaggagtttgaggttgctgtgagctaggctgatgccacagcactctagcctgggcaatagagtgagactctgtctcaaaaaaaaattgaaaaaaaaaaaaaaaaagaaagtctcatTCCAAATATGGCAAAACTAGGAGTTCAAAGCTAGGAGAGCCTCTCACCAGGAGGGAACCGCCGTAAAGACCGCCTGACGTCCAGCAGCACTTGCTGGTAGTCCTTGCTCATCTGGCGTAGGTCTTCCTTCCCTATTGGAAGAAAAGGAATATGTTACTGCAGGAATGTCTGAGAAGCTAGATCGGAAGCAAACATTCTGGGATGACATCGATGGCCTGGGGACCCATGTCAGCTTTTTCCTGAAGAGGACATGACTCAAGATACAACATCTGGAAAGAAATCCCTAGTTCAGTTCCAAACACAACACATGCTGGTTCCTGTAAGTCACGATGACCATAAGAGGAGGGGACAGACTGCCCAGAGGCAATGCAGTGAGGTGGGGAGAACAGCACAGACCAGGGGCCTAATGAGGCTGTGACTGTGCATCGCTGGGGAACTGCCCGGAATGTCAATGTCCACAGCTACAAAACGTAGCTTCCCATATGTACCTCTAGGGTTGCTACAAGAATCAAATATTAGAATGTAtggagaaaggcaaaataaaataaaatcatgaatgtGGAAACCAGGCCACTGAAAAAAATCCTAACATCTGTAAAATTGTGGAGCACTGACCAGTTCAGAAAGCAATATTAAGACAGAATCACATAAAGAAGAACCTAACATCTCTTGACCCTGTAATCTAAGACACTGTAAACACTAAGACACTGTAAACAGGAGACGATACTTGTGTTCGGCTGATAAGCCCAATACGTGTGAAAGTAAGGAGGCAGTCTCTAGCTGATACATATGTAACAAGCATACATTTTCCTGACACCAAACCAATTGCTATATAACAAGCACACATTTCCCTCACAACTCAAATCTAAAGCTATCAGAGGAGCCTGTGCTCCTCACACACAgacttcaatttataaaaagacACGGGCAGTCTGGAATCTGGTAGAATAACATCATCTCGGATTCAGAGTATGAATATGGCAATGCTTTGCCTTCCAACAAAAAGCTGACTGCTCTGAGACAGCCAGTTCTAAGGCCAATAACAAGTGGCAACTCCACACCTACT
Proteins encoded in this region:
- the TBC1D20 gene encoding TBC1 domain family member 20 isoform X2, with amino-acid sequence MALRSAQGDGPTSNRWDGGAEKADFNAKRKKKVAEIHQALNSDPTDVAALRRMAISEGGLLTDEIRRKVWPELLNVNANEPPPISGKEDLRQMSKDYQQVLLDVRRSLRRFPPGMPEEQREGLQEELIDIILLILERNPQLHYYQGYHDIVVTFLLVVGEKLATSLVEKLSTHHLRDFMDPTMDNTKHILNYLMPIIDRVNPELHDFMQRHVVRLYDFFLACHPLMPIYFAAVIVLHREQEVLDCDCDMASVHHLLSQIPQDLPYETLISRAGDLFVQFPPSELARAAAAQQQAERTAASTFKDFELASAQQRPDMVLRQRFRGLLRSEDRTKDVLTKPRTNRFVKLAVMGLTVALGAAALAVVKSALEWAPKFQLQLFP
- the TBC1D20 gene encoding TBC1 domain family member 20 isoform X1, which produces MALRSAQGDGPTSNRWDGGAEKADFNAKRKKKVAEIHQALNSDPTDVAALRRMAISEGGLLTDEIRRKVWPELLNVNANEPPPISGKEDLRQMSKDYQQVLLDVRRSLRRFPPGMPEEQREGLQEELIDIILLILERNPQLHYYQGYHDIVVTFLLVVGEKLATSLVEKLSTHHLRDFMDPTMDNTKHILNYLMPIIDRVNPELHDFMQSAEVGTIFALSWLITWFGHVLSDFRHVVRLYDFFLACHPLMPIYFAAVIVLHREQEVLDCDCDMASVHHLLSQIPQDLPYETLISRAGDLFVQFPPSELARAAAAQQQAERTAASTFKDFELASAQQRPDMVLRQRFRGLLRSEDRTKDVLTKPRTNRFVKLAVMGLTVALGAAALAVVKSALEWAPKFQLQLFP
- the TBC1D20 gene encoding TBC1 domain family member 20 isoform X3; translated protein: MAISEGGLLTDEIRRKVWPELLNVNANEPPPISGKEDLRQMSKDYQQVLLDVRRSLRRFPPGMPEEQREGLQEELIDIILLILERNPQLHYYQGYHDIVVTFLLVVGEKLATSLVEKLSTHHLRDFMDPTMDNTKHILNYLMPIIDRVNPELHDFMQSAEVGTIFALSWLITWFGHVLSDFRHVVRLYDFFLACHPLMPIYFAAVIVLHREQEVLDCDCDMASVHHLLSQIPQDLPYETLISRAGDLFVQFPPSELARAAAAQQQAERTAASTFKDFELASAQQRPDMVLRQRFRGLLRSEDRTKDVLTKPRTNRFVKLAVMGLTVALGAAALAVVKSALEWAPKFQLQLFP